Proteins from one Clostridium cellulovorans 743B genomic window:
- a CDS encoding PIN-like domain-containing protein encodes MKEVVFSQYVEKDKLIEKLLKNGIVILDSNSLLNAYIYDNFDRKKYFEILEILKNRLMLTNLSAQEFYTNRLKLISNKARVKETLKSEVEFAIDKLIVSINTGDFNGRKQAINSFIKYEGRLQESIQEILNNTKLELEHIIDSHTIDIDDNYMEKDTVLDKMQKLFDDRVSEEFTKDYLAELFEEGQKRYETKMPPGYMDSARPEGERYRDLIIWNEIITIGQSTHMDVLFVSDDRNEDWCDTLNGMELGPRNELIKEFYDSTRHLYYSVSTENFIKHSARIFNIEDTESLQRQSRIIGKEMSSSK; translated from the coding sequence ATGAAAGAAGTTGTTTTTTCGCAATATGTAGAAAAGGATAAATTAATAGAAAAACTATTAAAGAACGGTATTGTAATATTAGATTCTAATTCATTACTTAATGCTTATATATATGATAATTTTGATAGAAAAAAGTATTTTGAAATCCTTGAGATTTTAAAGAATAGATTAATGCTTACTAATTTATCTGCTCAGGAGTTTTATACTAACAGGTTAAAGCTTATATCAAATAAAGCAAGGGTAAAGGAAACTTTAAAAAGTGAAGTGGAATTTGCTATTGATAAACTAATTGTAAGTATTAATACTGGAGACTTCAATGGACGAAAACAGGCTATAAATAGTTTCATAAAATATGAAGGCAGACTTCAAGAAAGTATACAAGAAATTTTGAATAATACAAAGCTAGAACTTGAGCATATTATAGATTCACATACTATAGACATCGATGATAATTATATGGAAAAAGACACTGTTTTAGATAAAATGCAAAAATTATTCGATGATAGGGTAAGCGAGGAATTTACAAAAGATTACCTTGCAGAATTATTTGAAGAAGGACAGAAAAGGTACGAAACTAAAATGCCACCGGGATATATGGATAGTGCCAGACCAGAAGGTGAAAGATACAGAGATCTAATTATTTGGAACGAAATTATAACCATTGGTCAGTCAACTCATATGGATGTTCTCTTTGTATCTGATGATAGAAATGAAGATTGGTGTGATACTCTAAATGGCATGGAGTTGGGGCCTAGAAATGAATTAATCAAAGAGTTTTATGATTCTACGAGGCATCTATATTATTCTGTTTCTACAGAAAACTTTATAAAACATTCAGCAAGGATATTCAATATAGAAGATACAGAATCTTTGCAAAGACAAAGCCGAATTATCGGAAAAGAGATGTCTAGTTCAAAGTAA